The Bacillota bacterium genome has a segment encoding these proteins:
- a CDS encoding ECF transporter S component, whose translation MRIRQLIWGALFVALALFLPMAFHAVGLGRIFLPMHIPVLMAGLLAGPSVGLTVGITSPILSAILTGMPPLMPPTAQVMLFELGVYGLAAGLLHHRLHLGILPSLILAILGGRLIYGVLGWLVLPLLGLPGIPLLYPLTVGLTTSLPGVLLQLVVVPSVVYAAERTGVFQGARGRA comes from the coding sequence GTGAGGATCCGGCAATTAATCTGGGGCGCGCTGTTTGTTGCCCTGGCCCTCTTTTTGCCCATGGCCTTCCATGCGGTGGGGCTTGGCCGCATATTCCTGCCCATGCACATCCCCGTGCTCATGGCGGGGCTCCTGGCGGGGCCCTCCGTGGGTCTCACGGTGGGGATAACCTCACCCATACTCAGTGCCATCCTCACGGGTATGCCACCACTCATGCCGCCCACAGCGCAGGTAATGCTCTTTGAGCTTGGCGTTTACGGCTTGGCTGCTGGACTGCTCCACCATCGACTCCACCTAGGCATACTCCCCTCCTTGATCCTGGCTATACTAGGGGGCAGGCTCATCTACGGCGTCCTGGGGTGGCTGGTGCTCCCTCTCCTGGGCCTCCCTGGGATACCCCTTCTCTACCCGCTTACAGTGGGCCTGACCACGAGCCTCCCGGGTGTTCTCCTGCAGCTGGTTGTGGTACCCTCAGTGGTCTACGCTGCTGAACGTACTGGCGTCTTCCAGGGTGCACGTGGGAGGGCATAA
- a CDS encoding class I SAM-dependent methyltransferase: protein MPLLDLRAASAGCGDGPRSASPLLLANVGLARSVTTAGVSGKALAEARRKHHRPNLSFVKAPAKRLHLEGARFDHVILFFCFAHLSSKAMALREARRVLTPHGMLLIAYDMGRRQMDSIQSDAGQPVDLHHLAPAEDFGNLARSEGFETLLFWDEEEHYAVLARKL, encoded by the coding sequence ATGCCCCTCCTGGATCTCCGGGCAGCCAGTGCTGGATGTGGGGATGGGCCGAGGAGTGCTTCTCCCCTGCTCCTAGCCAATGTGGGGCTAGCTCGCTCCGTCACAACCGCGGGCGTGTCCGGGAAGGCGCTGGCTGAGGCCAGGAGGAAACACCACCGGCCAAACCTCTCCTTCGTTAAGGCCCCAGCCAAGCGGCTTCACCTGGAGGGTGCCAGATTTGACCACGTCATCCTCTTCTTCTGCTTCGCTCACCTTTCCAGCAAGGCCATGGCCCTGCGTGAGGCCAGGCGAGTCCTGACCCCCCATGGGATGCTCCTAATCGCCTACGACATGGGGCGGAGGCAGATGGACAGCATCCAAAGCGACGCGGGCCAGCCGGTGGATCTCCACCACCTAGCGCCAGCGGAGGACTTTGGCAACCTCGCCAGGTCTGAAGGCTTCGAAACCCTCCTCTTTTGGGATGAGGAGGAACACTACGCCGTCCTCGCCCGGAAACTATAG
- a CDS encoding aspartate aminotransferase family protein produces the protein MSSRQGSMFFTDPARAHPLIQRGDGVYLYDVAGKRYIDGTAGIAVVNVGHGRAEVAQAMKEQAESVAYAAPNIFSNIPAEGLASRLGQLTPGDLKYFHFVSGGSEAVEVAMKLARQYFYDQGYLDRHVVLSRKISYHGATMGALSISGYEGRTRKFKPMLLEYPKVEPCYCYRCPFGLEYPGCGVKCAHDLDTVIREVGPGRVSAFIAEPVVGAAGGALVPPPEYFPLIREICNRWGILFIADEVMTGFGRTGKYFAVEHWDAVPDMMTVAKGLSSGYSPMGAVMMGQKLASAFQENPFEHVLTFGAHPVGAAAASAVLGIMERENLASRAASVGGHLLAELERLLENPMVGDVRGLGLMAGIELVQDKARRTPFPKDLKVSQRLSRACLDRGLTIYPGSGTAGGAGDHFILCPPLIMKESEASDVVDILEDATLNVYQEVSSLL, from the coding sequence ATGAGCAGCAGGCAAGGAAGCATGTTCTTTACTGACCCGGCCAGGGCTCACCCGCTCATCCAGCGGGGGGACGGGGTCTACCTTTATGACGTTGCAGGGAAGCGCTACATTGATGGTACCGCAGGGATAGCCGTGGTCAACGTGGGCCATGGCCGGGCGGAGGTGGCTCAGGCCATGAAGGAACAGGCCGAGAGCGTGGCCTACGCGGCTCCCAACATATTCTCCAACATCCCCGCCGAGGGTCTCGCATCCAGGCTGGGCCAGCTGACGCCGGGGGACCTTAAGTACTTCCACTTCGTCTCAGGGGGATCCGAGGCGGTGGAGGTAGCCATGAAACTGGCCCGGCAGTACTTCTATGACCAGGGGTACCTGGACCGCCACGTGGTGCTCTCCCGGAAGATCAGTTACCACGGGGCAACCATGGGGGCGCTCTCCATCTCGGGTTATGAGGGGAGGACCCGCAAGTTCAAGCCGATGCTCCTGGAGTACCCCAAGGTTGAGCCCTGCTACTGCTACCGGTGTCCCTTCGGCCTGGAATACCCTGGCTGCGGGGTGAAGTGTGCCCATGACCTGGACACCGTCATCAGGGAGGTTGGGCCTGGCAGGGTGTCGGCCTTCATAGCCGAGCCTGTGGTGGGTGCCGCGGGGGGGGCCCTGGTACCGCCTCCTGAGTACTTCCCCTTGATCCGTGAGATATGCAACAGGTGGGGCATTCTTTTCATCGCCGACGAGGTCATGACAGGCTTCGGCAGGACCGGGAAGTACTTCGCGGTAGAGCACTGGGATGCTGTGCCTGACATGATGACCGTGGCCAAGGGGCTGAGCTCCGGCTACTCCCCCATGGGGGCGGTGATGATGGGGCAGAAGCTGGCCTCCGCTTTCCAGGAGAACCCCTTCGAGCACGTCCTCACCTTCGGCGCACACCCGGTGGGAGCAGCGGCCGCCAGCGCCGTGCTGGGCATCATGGAGAGGGAGAACCTGGCGTCCAGGGCAGCCAGCGTGGGGGGGCACCTGCTGGCCGAGCTGGAGAGGCTGCTGGAAAACCCCATGGTGGGAGATGTGAGAGGCCTGGGACTCATGGCCGGGATAGAACTGGTCCAGGACAAAGCCAGGAGGACCCCCTTCCCGAAGGACCTGAAGGTGTCCCAGCGACTCTCCAGGGCTTGCCTGGACCGGGGACTCACCATCTATCCCGGCAGCGGCACCGCCGGTGGCGCTGGGGATCACTTCATCCTCTGCCCGCCCTTGATCATGAAGGAGTCCGAGGCCTCTGATGTGGTGGACATACTTGAGGATGCCACCTTGAACGTGTACCAGGAGGTGTCTAGCCTTCTATAG